The DNA sequence GGGTAAGAAGCCTGGAAATTCTGCAACAAAAAGGAAGAGGCAGAGAAGGTGAATTCACATTATATGTTGGTACTGACTATCTTACAAAAAATCAGAAAAGCCGTCTTATAAGGGGATTAACGGCTACCGTTTCTAATCAGAACAACAGCAAGAAAAACCAAAGTACAGGAACCGTTTTCTTTGACTCGGCAACGGTTGTTTCTCAATCGGATCTTAGTGACGTAAAAAATTTAACTATCTATAAAAAATAAAGGAAAATGATCAAAAACATTGTCGTTATCGGAGCGGGAACCATGGGAAATGGTATTGCACATACTTTCGCACAAAGCGGTTTTAAAGTAAATCTTGTAGATGTATCTCAGGAAGCTCTGGACAGAGGTTTGAAAACCATTACTACCAATCTTGACAGAATCATTGCAAAAGGAAATCTTACAGAGGAACAAAAAGCTGAAACGCTTGGCAATATCACTACTTTCACAGCACTGAATGATGCAGCAGGTGCTGCAGACCTTATTGTAGAGGCTGCTACAGAAAATATGGATCTTAAACTGAAGATCTTTGGACAAATGGATGAACTGGCTCCTGAAGGCTGTATCCTTGCCACCAATACCTCATCTATATCTATTACAAAAATTGCTGCAGCTACAAAAAGAGCTGATAAAGTGATCGGAATGCACTTCATGAATCCGGTTCCAATCATGAAACTTGTAGAAATCATCAAAGGATATTCTACTTCTAAAGAGACTTTTGATGCAATTTACGAAATGAGCAAAACGTTAGGTAAAGTTCCTGTAGAAGTGAATGATTATCCAGGTTTTGTGGCTAACAGAATTTTGATGCCGATGATCAATGAGTCTATCGAAACGCTTTATAACGGAGTGGCTGGTGTAGAGGAAATTGATACGGTAATGAAATTGGGAATGGCACATCCGATGGGCCCGCTTCAGCTGGCAGACTTTATTGGTCTTGATGTATGTCTTGCCATTCTGAATGTAATGTTTGACGGTTTCAAAAATCCAAAGTATGCGCCTAACCCATTGCTTGTAAATATGGTAACAGCAGGGAAACTTGGTGTAAAATCAGGGGAAGGATTCTATGATTATTCTGAAAGCAAAAAAGCTGAAAAAGTTTCAAAAATGTTTTTGAAGTAATTTTAAAGTCAATAATTTTATTTATCTTTGAGAAAGTTAAAACATTAAAAAAATGA is a window from the Chryseobacterium indologenes genome containing:
- a CDS encoding 3-hydroxybutyryl-CoA dehydrogenase; amino-acid sequence: MKNIVVIGAGTMGNGIAHTFAQSGFKVNLVDVSQEALDRGLKTITTNLDRIIAKGNLTEEQKAETLGNITTFTALNDAAGAADLIVEAATENMDLKLKIFGQMDELAPEGCILATNTSSISITKIAAATKRADKVIGMHFMNPVPIMKLVEIIKGYSTSKETFDAIYEMSKTLGKVPVEVNDYPGFVANRILMPMINESIETLYNGVAGVEEIDTVMKLGMAHPMGPLQLADFIGLDVCLAILNVMFDGFKNPKYAPNPLLVNMVTAGKLGVKSGEGFYDYSESKKAEKVSKMFLK